A genome region from Leptospiraceae bacterium includes the following:
- a CDS encoding polysaccharide biosynthesis protein: protein MQSMFNKRYLIFPIDVFFMSVSYFTAHIVRYESLDFLVDSNRFLISMLIVVASRSVIFLFSNIYRSFWAYASIHDLIEIIKTTLWSSFVSTTALVFYNRFSEHSRMVPILDTLILLSFLCIRSFAWRVIRDEYLNLNTNEGKPTLIIGAGKSGLMLNTEIRRQPELKLRTIGFLDDDPSKWGAHIQGIPVLGSIQELDAFIPKYRVEEIIITIDGLSGKTVSQVIKVCESHKIHAKILPSISEIFAGKRSSFHELREVRVEDLLGRDPVNLEIESIKSYLKGQIILISGAGGSIGSEICRQVSLFEPQSLILLDAAETPLYHIDYELRNKFPQIQFESIVADVKNLSRLGYIFEKHAPTVVFHCAAYKHVPLMEINPSEAVLNNVMGTKNMADISRLSGVNRFVLISTDKAVNPVNIMGASKRASELYLQQIAPTSKTKFITVRFGNVLGSNGSVIPRFREQIEKGGPVTVTHPDIIRFFMTIPEASQLVLQAGSMGEKGEIFILEMGEPVKILELAEEMIRLSGYQPYKDINIEFTGLRPGEKLFEELLLNLEGIKKTHHPKIKIASSAVNQNQIVFLSKLNQLFSLAKANRNQEIFDLFKEIIPEYQKHIDYISITKNN, encoded by the coding sequence ATGCAATCAATGTTCAATAAACGTTACTTAATATTCCCAATCGATGTTTTTTTTATGAGTGTTTCCTATTTTACAGCTCATATAGTTCGCTATGAGAGTCTGGATTTTTTAGTCGATTCTAATAGATTTTTGATTTCTATGCTTATTGTAGTTGCGTCAAGATCGGTCATTTTCCTATTTTCTAACATATATCGTTCTTTTTGGGCGTATGCGTCTATCCATGATCTAATTGAAATTATAAAAACAACACTTTGGTCTTCGTTTGTTTCCACCACGGCATTGGTTTTTTACAATCGTTTTTCCGAGCATTCTAGAATGGTTCCAATACTAGATACCTTAATTTTATTGAGTTTCCTATGTATAAGAAGTTTTGCTTGGCGAGTTATTCGAGACGAATACCTAAACCTAAACACGAATGAGGGAAAACCAACTCTTATTATAGGTGCCGGAAAATCTGGATTAATGCTCAATACAGAAATTAGACGACAACCGGAGTTAAAGTTACGTACCATTGGTTTTTTAGATGATGACCCTTCCAAATGGGGAGCTCATATCCAAGGAATACCCGTATTGGGTAGTATTCAGGAATTAGATGCATTCATTCCAAAATATCGAGTGGAAGAAATTATTATTACGATCGATGGTCTTTCCGGAAAAACGGTTAGCCAAGTCATAAAGGTATGCGAATCTCATAAGATTCACGCGAAAATTCTGCCCTCAATAAGTGAGATTTTTGCAGGCAAAAGATCTTCCTTCCATGAACTTCGAGAAGTGCGTGTAGAGGACTTACTCGGTCGAGATCCCGTCAATTTGGAAATTGAATCAATAAAGTCCTATCTGAAAGGACAAATCATTTTGATTTCTGGAGCGGGTGGTTCCATAGGAAGTGAAATTTGCCGGCAAGTTTCTCTTTTTGAACCCCAAAGTTTAATTTTACTCGATGCAGCAGAAACTCCATTGTACCATATTGATTACGAGTTGAGAAATAAATTCCCACAAATTCAATTTGAATCCATCGTGGCAGACGTAAAAAATCTTTCTAGGTTAGGGTATATTTTTGAAAAACATGCCCCTACTGTAGTATTTCATTGTGCCGCGTACAAACATGTTCCCCTTATGGAAATCAATCCATCTGAAGCCGTTCTAAACAATGTTATGGGTACAAAAAATATGGCTGATATTTCTCGATTATCTGGTGTAAATCGGTTCGTATTAATATCAACGGATAAAGCCGTAAATCCTGTAAATATCATGGGCGCATCCAAACGTGCCTCCGAACTGTATTTACAACAGATTGCCCCAACCTCAAAAACTAAGTTTATTACTGTCCGATTTGGAAATGTACTGGGTTCAAATGGGAGTGTAATTCCTAGGTTTAGAGAACAAATTGAAAAAGGAGGTCCGGTTACAGTCACCCACCCCGATATAATTCGCTTTTTTATGACAATACCGGAAGCATCTCAACTTGTTCTGCAAGCAGGCAGTATGGGCGAAAAGGGAGAAATATTTATTTTAGAAATGGGGGAGCCTGTAAAAATTTTAGAATTAGCAGAAGAAATGATTCGTCTTTCAGGCTATCAGCCTTATAAAGATATAAATATCGAATTTACAGGTCTAAGACCAGGCGAAAAACTATTCGAAGAACTTTTACTAAATTTAGAAGGAATCAAAAAAACTCACCATCCAAAAATCAAAATAGCTTCCTCGGCAGTAAATCAAAACCAAATTGTATTTTTAAGTAAACTCAATCAGCTTTTTAGTTTAGCGAAGGCAAACCGAAACCAAGAAATATTTGATTTATTTAAAGAAATAATCCCAGAATACCAAAAACACATTGATTATATTTCAATTACAAAAAACAATTAA
- a CDS encoding stringent starvation protein B: MENELTETEIRTLRDFKIQLFDTYWDKFPTFYLHVLPHPNLEMGKRGLVGNEKESGVVLAFGSTAVRDISSQVDYLYAELQFGFNWEKLIIPWDCVFRIYDKGQNSITQLKVLVDELDFSKSGETKQKKPEKKKETTESKVIEVDFTARKKE; the protein is encoded by the coding sequence ATGGAAAATGAACTTACAGAAACAGAAATTCGCACACTGAGAGATTTTAAAATTCAGTTATTTGATACATATTGGGATAAATTCCCTACCTTTTATTTACATGTATTACCACATCCAAACCTAGAAATGGGAAAAAGAGGACTTGTAGGAAATGAAAAAGAGTCTGGTGTTGTTCTAGCTTTTGGCTCTACTGCCGTTCGAGATATTTCATCTCAAGTAGATTACCTCTATGCAGAACTACAATTTGGATTCAATTGGGAAAAACTCATAATTCCGTGGGACTGCGTTTTTCGAATCTATGACAAAGGGCAAAATTCCATTACACAATTAAAAGTATTAGTTGATGAATTGGATTTTAGTAAATCTGGCGAAACAAAACAAAAAAAGCCTGAAAAGAAAAAAGAAACAACTGAATCAAAAGTAATCGAAGTAGATTTTACAGCAAGGAAGAAAGAATAA
- a CDS encoding NCS2 family permease → MIMNKFKWIVPGDIDGFFGLMLDNLLQLLVLTALCSFVCGMPAGFVFGVVLPGVGISLLVGNIFYALQARALAIKENRDDVTALPYGINTISLFAFIFFVIFPVYKSTGDYKTAWKIGLLASFISGMIEFFGSFIANYIRKVTPRAALLSALSGIAITFISMEFMIKTYKNPLVAFLPFGIILLQYFGKFRYPFHIPGGFLSIAAGTGIAWLSGYWGKPMMDGQSLANSFSNAGIFFPVLSIGDLLDVFTLKNIKEYSSVILPMGLFNVIGSLQNIESAEAGGDKFETKSSLLVNGAGTILGSFFGSPFPTTIYIGHPGWKALGARAGYSVLNGIFMTILCLFGLMSVVQALIPIEAGMAIILWIGIIIGAQCFETSPMRHAPAIILGLFPALAGWGVLLVQSVFNFANGELGKILAKENIAATYVITMEAVPTDLEFLPYSLSGILALSQGFLLVSMLWASICAFIIDRNFRTASYWCIAASILSSVGIIHAYKLSGNAILNEYSFPANFQFIIAYLLLAILLFGASMVQQNEK, encoded by the coding sequence ATAATCATGAATAAGTTTAAATGGATCGTACCCGGAGATATCGATGGTTTTTTTGGACTAATGTTAGACAATCTACTTCAGCTTCTCGTATTAACCGCACTTTGCAGTTTTGTATGTGGGATGCCTGCTGGATTTGTATTTGGTGTTGTATTACCTGGTGTCGGCATATCTCTATTAGTCGGAAATATTTTTTATGCCCTACAAGCAAGAGCCCTCGCAATCAAAGAAAACCGAGACGATGTAACTGCATTACCGTATGGAATCAATACGATTTCCTTATTCGCATTTATATTTTTTGTAATCTTTCCTGTTTATAAATCTACAGGTGATTATAAAACTGCCTGGAAAATAGGACTACTTGCCAGTTTTATCAGTGGGATGATAGAATTCTTTGGATCTTTTATTGCAAACTATATTCGAAAAGTTACACCTCGTGCTGCCCTACTCTCTGCATTGAGTGGAATCGCGATTACCTTCATTTCCATGGAGTTTATGATTAAAACATATAAAAATCCACTTGTCGCTTTTTTACCATTTGGAATTATTTTATTACAATACTTTGGTAAATTTAGATATCCATTCCATATCCCAGGCGGTTTCTTATCAATAGCCGCTGGGACAGGGATAGCGTGGCTGTCTGGATATTGGGGCAAACCAATGATGGACGGACAATCACTTGCAAATTCTTTTAGCAACGCAGGGATTTTTTTTCCAGTTCTATCGATTGGAGATTTATTAGATGTATTCACGTTAAAAAATATAAAAGAATATTCTTCTGTAATTCTTCCAATGGGACTATTCAATGTAATTGGCTCTTTACAAAATATAGAATCTGCCGAAGCTGGCGGAGATAAGTTCGAAACTAAAAGTTCTTTGTTGGTGAATGGAGCAGGAACTATACTCGGTTCTTTTTTTGGTTCTCCATTTCCGACAACCATTTATATAGGTCACCCTGGATGGAAGGCTTTAGGTGCCCGCGCCGGTTACTCTGTATTAAACGGTATATTCATGACTATCCTTTGTTTATTTGGATTAATGAGTGTTGTACAGGCATTAATCCCAATTGAAGCTGGAATGGCAATTATTCTTTGGATTGGAATTATCATTGGCGCTCAATGCTTTGAAACTTCTCCTATGCGTCATGCGCCAGCTATTATCCTTGGTTTATTTCCTGCCCTCGCTGGTTGGGGAGTATTACTTGTACAAAGTGTTTTCAATTTTGCAAATGGAGAATTAGGGAAAATTTTAGCCAAAGAAAATATAGCGGCAACGTACGTTATTACGATGGAAGCCGTACCGACCGATTTAGAATTTTTACCTTATTCCTTGTCAGGAATATTAGCACTATCACAGGGATTTCTTTTAGTTTCTATGCTTTGGGCATCAATCTGTGCCTTTATAATTGATCGAAACTTTAGAACTGCATCCTATTGGTGTATAGCGGCAAGTATTCTTTCTTCTGTTGGCATCATTCATGCTTATAAACTATCTGGAAATGCAA